The Fibrobacter sp. UWR3 DNA window ATTCAGGCACTTCAAAATCGAAGGCCGCAGCCTCGGCAGCGCGCTCATTCTGGAATTTCTGCTTTACTACATGACCAAGCCCGAGCACCAGTTAAAAGTGCGCGAAGAAATCTACCTGGACAGTTCTCTGGATTTGTTCTAGCGCAATCACGCAAATATTGGGCAACTGCATTTTTTATGAATGTCATGTTTTGACATTCTGTTATTTATATTTGATCGTGAGCAGTACAAAAGCGACATCAAATACGAGGGAGCCAATAAAACTTTTTCTTAGAAGCAAGCACTTATAATTGTATTTTGGCATAATTTTAAAGTTATTTAGCGTATTGACAATTTGTAATACAATTTGTATATTAATTATGAAAATCATAAAACACACATTTGAAAAATTGACGGAGATATATGGATAGTCGTATTAGAAAAAGACCTGTACACAGTCGTCACGGCAAGGCGTGCACACAAAGACGAGCAAAATCTATGGCATTCAAGGTAATGGAAAAGCCCGACATGACGGAAGAAGAACTCCGCTATTTTAACGAGCACGATTTTGCAGAGGAATTCCGCAAGGGTTTGGAAGATGGCACAACGATCGTCAGCAACGGCCCCTGGGAAGAAACCGTAAAGGAAATCAAGGCCCGCAAGGCCCGCGAAGCAACGAAGATGGCATCTTTCCGTTTGCCGACTTGGGTCATTGAAGGGCTGAAGCGCAATGCAGCAAAAGGCGGCGTCAAGTACAGCGAATACGCCATCGAGGTCTTGTCAAAGGCCGCTGTATAAATTTATATTCAAGGTATGAAACTCCTCGACCAGTTCAGCTTTACGGAACTCATGCCCGTCCTCTCGACCGAGGGGATGCGTGCACTTGACAAGGCGGCCAAGGAAGCGCTCGCCAAGGACGTTCGCCAGACAGACGCCCCAATTGAAGGTGAGACGCGCGCGGCGATTGAGGCCGGTTATGAACTGATGAAACAGGCGGGAGCCGCGCTGTTCAAGAAGGTGGTCGAGGTTTTAGATGCTTATCGCGGGGCCGGGAATGCACCGCGATCGGTGGCGGTGTTTGTCGGCGGGGGCAACAACGGGGGTGACGGGCTCGTACTTGCGAAGTTGCTTATCGAAGCGGGAATCCCCTGCACAACGTATTCGCTTGCCGCCGCAAGCAAGTTCCAGAACGAAGCCAAGATGGCTTTAGAGGATTTTTCGCAGGCGGGCGGAAGGTTGATTGCCTATTCGCCGGCCGATGACAGTTTATCGCAGGCAGAAACTGCGTCGGAAGGTTTGGCGCGGGCTGAAACTGCGCCGGAAAGTTTACCGCAGGCTCCAAGATTCGCGGGCTTCACGCTGGCCATAGATTGCATGCTCGGGAACGGAGCGCACGGCGAACTGCGGGAACTGTACGCAGCCGCGGTCCGCGACATTGCCGCGTCGAAGGTCGCGGTTGTCGCGGCCGACGCCCCTACCGGATACGACTCCCAGGAACACGTGCGTCGCGAACCCTGCATACACGCACTTGAAACCCTGATGTTCGGGTTCCCGCGGCTGGATGCATACACGCGCGAAGGCGGGCCCGCATTCGGGGAAGCCTCGGTCGCGCCGCTCGGCTACCCCGCAGGCATCGTCGAGCAGTTCAACGAAAACACGTTCCTCGCCACCGAATCGCTCATCCCGCAAATGTTGCCCGAGCGCGACGACTGGGGCGACAAATGCAAACATGGCTGCGCCATGATTGTAGCAGGTTCGGGCGATATGCCGGGAGCCGCCGCGCTCTGCACGCAGGCCGCCCTCCGGAGCGGCGCCGGCCTCGTGACCCTCGCGAGCCCCGAAGCCGTGATGCCCGTACTGCAAGCGAAACTCTCGGAACCCGTATTCGTGAACCTGCAAGATATCGCAGGTCAAGATGCGGATTCCACGGACGACCGCGCCACAGCACTCTCGCCCGCGCACATCCCGCAAATTCTCGAGAAAGCGAAGCACAACCAGGCACTCGCCATCGGGCCGGGGCTAGGGAGCGCCGAATGCACGCGCGACGCCGTAATCGAAATACTCCCGCAGCTCAACTGCCCGCTGGTCATCGACGCCGACGCGCTGAACGCCATCGCCACACACAACAAGACATCCGCAAGCCCCACTTCGGGCGCGGCATCTTACCTTCACAGCATCGAAACTGCGGCAATCCTCACGCCGCACCGCCGGGAATTCGAAAGGCTTTTCGGAGCGCTCCCGACAAACGATATCGACATACCCAAACTACTTCGTGACATCGCCCGCAACACGAAAAAGGTCATTCTCCTGAAGGGAGCGCCCACCTTCGTCGCCGTTCCCGACGGACGCGTGTTCATCGCGCCCGCACACAACTCGGGCCTCGCCAAGGGCGGCTCGGGCGACGTGCTTACCGGCATCATCACGGCTCTGCTCGCACAAGGCTTGCCCACCTGCGAAGCCGCCGTGCTCGGTGCGTTACTGCACCAAAAAGCGGGTCGCATAGCCCGCACAAAAATGGGAGCATTCAGCATGCTCCCAAGCGATGTCATCGACGCACTGTCGCAAGCATTCGGTCGATAAATTTATCCTTAGAACTAATCCTTGAGGCAACGGACAGAAAAACCGCTGTACTTGTCGCTGGAGCCCACGTCCGCATTGACGTCGTTGTAGTGGTACAAGCTCATGAGGTACGCACCGTAGCTAAGGAATTCAGTAGAACTCCAGAAAGATGCATCGTAGCCCGCATTGTAGAAATCCTCACTGTAGCCCCTGTTGCCAGCAGGCAACGCCGAGAAAGAATAGGCGTCCGTACCGTTGCCGCCATCGTCCCAGCCGCTCGTAGACTTGAGTATCTCGCACGGCGTCGATTGGTCCCCGACTGCAACAAACAACGTATTCCATTCCGTTGTATCTGGCAAATGCCAACCTTCGGGACAAATGCCGCGCACCGGATAAGTCAGTGTACATGTCACATTATAGCCGCACCCCTTGCCATTCGTACCCCACTCGCCTACGCTGTCCATCGCGGCTGCCCACGTATAAAGACGACCATACTTGAAACAGTTGGCTGGGTCATTGCCATAGCACCAACTAGTGGAATCGGAGGTATAGAGGGTATCCCTATAGGTGTTTTTATAGGGGACGTCAGTATATGCGTAATTCAGATTTTCCGCCATCCATACTTGGTCACCGATGGTTACAGTCTTGTAAATTTGACCGTCGCGAAAATCCGTAAGGGTATTATTATCCGCATCATACTCGCTGCCATCGTTTTTTGTCTTGCTATCGCTCGATTTCGGCGAGATGCTCGAAGAAGAAGCCCCGCTAGACGACGATTCCTTCCCGTCCGGACGTGTCGCAAAATCGCTGTCGTCATCGCCGCAGGCGGCCAGACACAATAATGCAGCCAGGGCAAAAATTCTCCATTTCATAGCGGTTCTCCCTTTTTACACAATGTAATAAAAAGCGCCCGCTGTTACGCGGACGCCGGTATTTTGGAGGAGAAATTTTTCGTTTAGCGGGCATTCACGCGCATGGCGCGCGGGCCGATTTTCAGTATAAACGTTCCCGTATGCGGGAGTAGCGCCGACTCGACGGAAGTCGCTATGCGTTTTGTCAAGAGCAGGCGGCCCTGCATGTCGAAAATCGCCATCGTATTGCCCGCTGCATTCTGGACTTGCAACAGGCGACCTGCGGTAGAGACCGTGAACTGCAGGGCAAAATCTGTTCCGCGAATTGCATCGGAAGCCTCGCTGCTGCTGGACACGTCTGTCTCGCTATCGCTCGACTGCGGTGTGACGCTACTGCTGGACTTTGCAGAGGAACTCGATGCAGGCGCCGTGCCGTTCCCCGTCACGGTAATGGTCCCGCTCTTCGAGGCATTCGTCGTAGCGCCCGTCGTAGTAACGGTGAACTTGTACGCACCCGGCGCCACCGTCGCAGAGACCGTTCCCGAAATGTAGAAGTCAGAACCCTTGAGCGTACCCGACACGCCATCCGGAAGGCCCGTCACCGTGGCACCCGTCGCGCCCGCGATCGTGTAGTAGAATTCCGCAATCGATTCGCCTGCGGCAACCGTCTGCGTGGTGCTGCCCGAGCCGTGCTTGGTAAGGCTAGCCTCGCCCGCGACAGGCGTCTGCGACGAGCTGGACTTTGCAGAAGAACTCGATGCAGGCACAACGCTGCTGCTGGACTTCGCCTGTGAAGAACTGGACGCAATGCTGCTGCTAGACTTGGCCGAGCTCGAACTTGCCGGAGTCACCACAGGACTGCTGCCCGGATCCGGGAGTGTAGCACCTGCATACAACTTAATGGAATCGCGCAGGGCATACGCCTTCGCCTGCGTGCTCACGTCGGTAAGGCTCATGGAATAGCTCGGCTTGAACGCCGTGCCCGTACCGGCTTGCGGCTTCTTCACGTTCTCTTCGTAATTTTCGATCATCTGCGCCGCCGTGATAGCGCCATCGCTCGTGTAGAGGTCAAGCGCCTTCTGCACGCCAATGAACACGTTCCTTTCGATGCGGATGTCCGCCTCGATGGCCGCACGCACGCAGTAGCTCGCGTCCTTGCTGTCGAAAAGGTTGTTCGCCACATGCACCTTGCCAAAGCGCACGCGCGGCATGCGTTCCACCACGCCGTCCGCCCACCACGTATGGTGAATCGTCACGTTCAGGTGCCCGCGGTCGCTCGTCTTTGTCTTGCTGTTACCAATCAGGTTGCTGAACTGGTGGCCGGTCGATGCCGAAGTGTAACTGAACTTGGTCCACGAAATCGTCACGTAGTCCGAGGCGTTGGTAATGTCCAGGTTGCCATCGTGACCGTCATACACGTCTACGTGGTCAATCCACACGTTCTTCGATTCGTGATTCACCTGGAGGCAATCCTCGTCGTCGTCGTCATGCGCGCCCACGCCCTTGAATTTCAGGTTGCGGATGATGACGTTCTTCGAGCCGCTCAGCTTCATGGCGCTACCCGAGCTGGGCTGTGCGATGATGGCGCCCTGGTAACCGTAAATCGTCACGTTGCTACCGACTTCCACCGGACCCATGTATGTACCCGGCTTCACGTAAATAATCTTGTTGCCCGCCTTGGCGTAGCTCTTAAGGTCACTCACGTTGTCCACCGTGACCTCGGAATATCCCTTGCCGCCCGTGGTGCCGCCATTCTGCGTGGCAAATCCCGCCATCGGGAAGTCCGGCGAAGTGACCGCGAACGCGGAAGTCGCCGTACCGACAACCGTCGCCCCGCACACAAGCAGCGCCGAGAGCGACATTTTCAACGAATTACAACCCATAACATCCATCCTTTTTTTGAGTCGCGGACAACCCGCCCGCATTGTTCTCAAAATTTTTCTCAAAATTTATATTCAAAAAAGGAAAAAGTCAATAGGAAATTTTAACATTTTGCCGCTCTTTCACCCGTAATTAGCCACAAAACAAACAAAAATGGCGAAATCAAAAGAAATTCGCCATTCTTAAAATGTTCTCAAAAATTTATTTTACAATTACAACAGGTCGGGCACCCGAGAAAACACGCGCCTACACAAGTTCTTGAACGAGTTTGTCCATCGCCGCTTCGGATTCGGCGCTGAGCGTCGACTTCACCGTCACCACCGTTTCGGCAAGCGTCACGTTCTTGAGCGTAGCGAGAATTTCAGTCATCTTCTTGGCGGCCATCGGAGCCCACGTGCCGTTTTCCACGATGCCCACCTTGCGGTTACTGTAGTTCTTGGCCTTCAAGTGATTCAAGAAGTCTTCCATCACCGGGAAAAGGCCCGCGTCGTACGTGGGGGCAGCCACCACCATGCGGTCGTAGCGGAAGGCGTCTTCGATGACTTCGGCCATGTCGCTGCGGGCAAGGTCAGAGACTACCACCTTCTCGACACCGGCGGCCTTGAGCTTTTCGCCGAGCAATTCCGCGGCCTTCTTGGTTCCGCCGTAAATCGAGGCGTAAGCCACGAGCACGCCCTTGTCTTCGGGAGCGTAGCTGCTCCAGGTGTTGTACTTGTCGATGTAGTAGCCGAGGTTTTCGGTGAGCACCGGGCCATGCAGCGGGCAAATCGTCTTGATGTCGAGCGTGGCAGCCTTCTTGAGAACCGCCTGCACCTGGTTGCCGTACTTGCCCACGATGTTGAAGTAGTAACGGCGGGCTTCGCAGGCCCAGTCATCCGGGTCGGCATCGTACACGCCGAACTTGCCGAACGCATCGGCCGAGAGCAAGACCTTTTCGCTCTGCTCGTAGCTGAATAGGACTTCGGGCCAGTGCACCATCGGGGCACCGATAAACTGCAAGGTGTGCGCACCGAGCGAAAGCGTCTCGCCTTCCTTCACGGTCTGCTTCTTGACCGATTCAGGGAGAGCCATGAACTGCGGCAAGAGCGCGAAAGCCTTCGCAGACGCCACGAGCGTCGCCTCCGGGTACTTCGCCACGAAATCAGCGATACCGCCGGCGTGGTCCGGTTCCAAGTGGTGAATCACCAGGTAATCCGGCTTGCGGCCAGCGAGAGCAGCGTCCAGATTGGCAAGCCACTCGCCCACCTTGTGGGCATCCACCGTGTCCGTCACGGCAATCTTTTCGTCCACAATCACGTACGAATTGTACGCCATGCCCTCGGGCACCACGTACTGGCCTTCAAACAAATCCAAGTCGCGGTCATCGACTCCGATGTACTTGATATTTTCGCTAAAGTTCTTCATACCGACTCCTATTTTTTTTGAAATTTAGAAAAAAACACCGACCGCCAATTTTGCCCTCACTTTTTTTCGCTATTTTGCTTGATAGAGGGTGCTGGGTGTCATCTTTTCCTAATCTTCCAAGAAATACTGCACGTTCGTCACGACGCGGACTTTCTTGATGTACGGCGTATTTTCGTCGCGGTTTTCAATGGAGAACACGCCCTGCGTAGCCGTCTTGATTTTGCCAAGCTTGCTGTCGGAATCCTTGGCAAATTTTTCGGCAGCGGTGCGCGCGTTCTTAGTCGCTTCGTCAATCATGGCAGGCTTGATTTCGTTGAGGCCGTTAAAGCTATAAATGGTGCGGTACTGGTAATCGCTACCGCTAAAGGCTATTCCATGTTTCAGGAGTTCGCCCTGCTTTTCCATGGTCTTGCGGACAAGGGCCACATCGTTTGTCGCAACAGTTGCAACCACGGTTGCCACATAGCGGTAATTATGTTTACCGCCGCTGTACAGTTCGCCATCGGCATCGACTATGGCCGGGGTCGAGTAAGTAATGTTTTCTTTTTTAACGCCGTTTTCGAGCAGGAACTTTTCAAGTATCTGCGTCTTGGACTGTAGCGTTGCAGAAAGTTCCGCAAGGTCGTTGCCCACTTCTTTGTAAACGATCGGCCAAATCACGAAATCAGCCGGTACTTCGCGTTCAGCAAGGCCGCGCACGAACACCACGCGGTCGCGGTCCTTGACATCGATTTGCGCGCGATAGAAAAATGCACCCAGGCACAAAATGGCCACTGCCAGAATGACAGTCTCTTTAACTCTTGATTGCATATTCAACTCCTTTTTTCTTTAAGTCAATATACAAAATTTTATATATTACCAAAGTAAAAAAGGAAAACAAGATGATTTGTCCTAAATGCGGCAGAAAATACGAAGACGACATGCCCCAGTGCCTGTGGTGCGACGCCCCCAACCCCAAAAGAAACAAGGAAACGGAAGAAGTTTACGAAAGTTCGGAATTCTCCGAAACGGCAGAATCCGAAGATGACGGCAAGCCCCGCAAAGGAACGCTTATTTTCTGGATGAGCATCATTCTAGGAGAAGCGGGCGTACACTGCTTTATGAGCGGGAGATCCTTACGAGGATGGTTGTACTTCATTTTTGGCGGAGTTGCATTCAGCTTTTGGGTGGGAGTTTTAAGTCCCTTCGAAATATATTTCCCGGTCGCAGTACACTTCATCATGTACTTTACGTCCATTGCAGTCTCCGTACTCACCTATATTGACGCATGGAAAATCGCACACGGGAAATACACGAACACCAAAA harbors:
- a CDS encoding NAD(P)H-hydrate dehydratase; the protein is MKLLDQFSFTELMPVLSTEGMRALDKAAKEALAKDVRQTDAPIEGETRAAIEAGYELMKQAGAALFKKVVEVLDAYRGAGNAPRSVAVFVGGGNNGGDGLVLAKLLIEAGIPCTTYSLAAASKFQNEAKMALEDFSQAGGRLIAYSPADDSLSQAETASEGLARAETAPESLPQAPRFAGFTLAIDCMLGNGAHGELRELYAAAVRDIAASKVAVVAADAPTGYDSQEHVRREPCIHALETLMFGFPRLDAYTREGGPAFGEASVAPLGYPAGIVEQFNENTFLATESLIPQMLPERDDWGDKCKHGCAMIVAGSGDMPGAAALCTQAALRSGAGLVTLASPEAVMPVLQAKLSEPVFVNLQDIAGQDADSTDDRATALSPAHIPQILEKAKHNQALAIGPGLGSAECTRDAVIEILPQLNCPLVIDADALNAIATHNKTSASPTSGAASYLHSIETAAILTPHRREFERLFGALPTNDIDIPKLLRDIARNTKKVILLKGAPTFVAVPDGRVFIAPAHNSGLAKGGSGDVLTGIITALLAQGLPTCEAAVLGALLHQKAGRIARTKMGAFSMLPSDVIDALSQAFGR
- a CDS encoding fibrobacter succinogenes major paralogous domain-containing protein — encoded protein: MKWRIFALAALLCLAACGDDDSDFATRPDGKESSSSGASSSSISPKSSDSKTKNDGSEYDADNNTLTDFRDGQIYKTVTIGDQVWMAENLNYAYTDVPYKNTYRDTLYTSDSTSWCYGNDPANCFKYGRLYTWAAAMDSVGEWGTNGKGCGYNVTCTLTYPVRGICPEGWHLPDTTEWNTLFVAVGDQSTPCEILKSTSGWDDGGNGTDAYSFSALPAGNRGYSEDFYNAGYDASFWSSTEFLSYGAYLMSLYHYNDVNADVGSSDKYSGFSVRCLKD
- a CDS encoding polysaccharide lyase family 1 protein, yielding MGCNSLKMSLSALLVCGATVVGTATSAFAVTSPDFPMAGFATQNGGTTGGKGYSEVTVDNVSDLKSYAKAGNKIIYVKPGTYMGPVEVGSNVTIYGYQGAIIAQPSSGSAMKLSGSKNVIIRNLKFKGVGAHDDDDEDCLQVNHESKNVWIDHVDVYDGHDGNLDITNASDYVTISWTKFSYTSASTGHQFSNLIGNSKTKTSDRGHLNVTIHHTWWADGVVERMPRVRFGKVHVANNLFDSKDASYCVRAAIEADIRIERNVFIGVQKALDLYTSDGAITAAQMIENYEENVKKPQAGTGTAFKPSYSMSLTDVSTQAKAYALRDSIKLYAGATLPDPGSSPVVTPASSSSAKSSSSIASSSSQAKSSSSVVPASSSSAKSSSSQTPVAGEASLTKHGSGSTTQTVAAGESIAEFYYTIAGATGATVTGLPDGVSGTLKGSDFYISGTVSATVAPGAYKFTVTTTGATTNASKSGTITVTGNGTAPASSSSAKSSSSVTPQSSDSETDVSSSSEASDAIRGTDFALQFTVSTAGRLLQVQNAAGNTMAIFDMQGRLLLTKRIATSVESALLPHTGTFILKIGPRAMRVNAR
- a CDS encoding FprA family A-type flavoprotein, whose amino-acid sequence is MKNFSENIKYIGVDDRDLDLFEGQYVVPEGMAYNSYVIVDEKIAVTDTVDAHKVGEWLANLDAALAGRKPDYLVIHHLEPDHAGGIADFVAKYPEATLVASAKAFALLPQFMALPESVKKQTVKEGETLSLGAHTLQFIGAPMVHWPEVLFSYEQSEKVLLSADAFGKFGVYDADPDDWACEARRYYFNIVGKYGNQVQAVLKKAATLDIKTICPLHGPVLTENLGYYIDKYNTWSSYAPEDKGVLVAYASIYGGTKKAAELLGEKLKAAGVEKVVVSDLARSDMAEVIEDAFRYDRMVVAAPTYDAGLFPVMEDFLNHLKAKNYSNRKVGIVENGTWAPMAAKKMTEILATLKNVTLAETVVTVKSTLSAESEAAMDKLVQELV
- a CDS encoding SIMPL domain-containing protein, which produces MQSRVKETVILAVAILCLGAFFYRAQIDVKDRDRVVFVRGLAEREVPADFVIWPIVYKEVGNDLAELSATLQSKTQILEKFLLENGVKKENITYSTPAIVDADGELYSGGKHNYRYVATVVATVATNDVALVRKTMEKQGELLKHGIAFSGSDYQYRTIYSFNGLNEIKPAMIDEATKNARTAAEKFAKDSDSKLGKIKTATQGVFSIENRDENTPYIKKVRVVTNVQYFLED